A genome region from Streptomyces sp. S4.7 includes the following:
- a CDS encoding ABC transporter ATP-binding protein, with amino-acid sequence MTVTANAKPSGRAQLRPALAGQRRSLLVLASWSVLEAAPVLLSGQLVAAALDRGFLAGELAAGLAFLMLYGTAMVLGAWAARNAITPLAAIVEAARDALVRAVVQARLAHAAQGSGPVDASTVARLTRQTEGVRQILAALLMMARTVVFSLGAALAGLATLLPEMAGVTLGCLAAAGALLALLSVLFRKRYREALMAEERLAGSAGHAVSGLRDVLACGGADTATRRVGHDVDANAAASIAAARIGACRIGVVVIGARVPLIATLAMAPSLLRSGAVTPGQILGAVTYLISGLEPALRLFAQSLGNMGVQLQVLLRRLAEHTARPPESPGPPDAASPGRDHVPSLSLRGVTFAYGPHSAPIVDDLDLDVPYGDHLAIVGPSGIGKSTVANLMAGLEPCRRGEVMLGGIRLGAPAGPWLREAVALVPQESYVFAGTLRENLAYLAPEVSDDELAWAADLVGLAPVIKRLGGFDALIEQTAALSEGERQLITLVRAYVSPARLVILDEATCHLDPAAERRAEEAFADRPGTLIVIAHRISSAMRARRILVLDGSSVRIGDHHALLRDSPLYADLANTWAAVPERTTS; translated from the coding sequence ATGACGGTGACAGCCAACGCCAAGCCCAGCGGCAGGGCACAGCTGCGCCCTGCCCTCGCCGGCCAGCGCCGCTCCCTGCTGGTGCTGGCCTCCTGGTCGGTCCTTGAGGCGGCCCCGGTCCTTCTGTCGGGCCAGCTCGTCGCCGCCGCGCTCGACCGCGGTTTCCTGGCAGGTGAGTTGGCCGCGGGACTGGCGTTCCTCATGCTCTACGGCACGGCGATGGTGCTGGGCGCCTGGGCCGCGCGGAACGCCATCACCCCGCTCGCCGCCATCGTGGAGGCCGCTCGCGACGCGTTGGTCCGCGCCGTCGTCCAGGCCCGGCTCGCCCACGCCGCCCAGGGCAGCGGCCCCGTGGACGCCAGCACGGTCGCCCGACTGACGCGGCAGACCGAGGGCGTGCGGCAGATCCTGGCGGCGCTGCTGATGATGGCCCGGACCGTGGTGTTCTCGCTCGGCGCCGCGCTCGCCGGCCTGGCCACGCTCCTCCCCGAGATGGCCGGCGTAACGCTGGGCTGCCTCGCCGCCGCGGGCGCGTTGCTGGCGCTGCTGTCGGTGCTCTTCCGGAAGCGCTACCGCGAGGCGCTGATGGCCGAGGAGCGGCTGGCGGGGAGCGCGGGCCACGCCGTGTCCGGCCTGCGGGACGTACTGGCGTGCGGCGGCGCGGACACGGCGACCCGGCGCGTCGGGCACGACGTGGACGCCAACGCGGCCGCCTCCATAGCGGCCGCCCGCATCGGGGCCTGTCGGATCGGGGTGGTGGTGATCGGTGCCCGTGTCCCGCTGATCGCGACCCTGGCCATGGCACCGTCGCTGTTGCGCAGCGGCGCCGTCACCCCGGGGCAGATCCTCGGCGCCGTCACCTACCTGATCTCCGGGCTGGAACCTGCGCTGCGGCTGTTCGCGCAGAGCCTGGGCAACATGGGGGTCCAACTCCAGGTCCTGCTGCGACGGCTCGCGGAACACACGGCCCGGCCACCCGAATCGCCCGGCCCGCCGGACGCCGCCTCACCCGGCCGCGACCACGTTCCCTCCCTCTCCCTGCGCGGCGTCACCTTCGCCTATGGCCCGCACTCGGCACCGATCGTCGATGACCTCGACCTCGACGTCCCGTACGGCGACCACCTGGCGATCGTGGGGCCCAGCGGCATCGGCAAGTCGACGGTCGCCAACCTGATGGCCGGCCTGGAGCCCTGCCGACGCGGTGAAGTCATGCTCGGCGGCATCCGGCTCGGCGCGCCGGCCGGTCCGTGGCTACGGGAGGCCGTCGCGCTCGTCCCGCAGGAGTCCTACGTCTTCGCCGGGACACTGCGGGAGAACCTCGCCTACCTCGCCCCCGAGGTGTCCGACGACGAGCTGGCGTGGGCCGCCGACCTGGTCGGGCTGGCGCCGGTGATCAAACGGCTCGGCGGGTTCGACGCGCTGATCGAACAGACCGCTGCCCTGTCCGAGGGGGAACGCCAACTGATCACGCTCGTGCGGGCGTACGTTTCGCCGGCGCGATTGGTGATCCTCGACGAGGCCACCTGCCACCTGGATCCGGCGGCTGAACGACGCGCGGAGGAGGCGTTCGCCGACCGCCCCGGCACCCTGATCGTCATCGCGCACCGGATCAGCTCCGCGATGCGGGCCCGCCGGATTCTCGTGCTGGACGGGAGTTCCGTACGGATCGGTGACCACCATGCGCTGCTGCGCGACTCGCCGCTCTACGCCGACCTGGCCAACACCTGGGCCGCCGTCCCGGAAAGAACGACGTCTTAG
- a CDS encoding ABC transporter ATP-binding protein yields MQQRDRLLWQVARSTGGWTSLFLGAAMLDAAASLAMPVVLAAAIDAALGGDSTGPALVWLVSLLAVSTLAQLTAELVEATTAARATGRLRHRALGHLFALDLGGQRRFAEGDLLNRLLQGTAETAKVGPSMAGAVVALLTSIAGIVALLLIDPLAGLVFLLGAPVVWRLARGFLGSSTELTERYQTAYSGLAARFVDAMSGVRTIRASGTADREARRVLVPLRDLRRYGEALWNAQRDVGWKLAVLVAVLQVSVLATAGHGVIAGRVSPGELIALNTYLGYAFGVFRQVGTLAHLGRARGSAAGISEVLHTPAPAGATGPPLPAGMGAVSLRGVRVSDRDRALLDGVDLDIPAGATVAVVGGSGAGKSTLAAVVGGLWQPDAGAVTIDGMSLWQADQRSVRDAVAHAFERPVLLGGTVADAVAYGDRPVTPDALRGALRDSRAESFVERLPLGQATPVAGLRLSGGELQRLGLARALCRDARILVLDDTTSSLDTVTEREVSLAMDRAARHRTRLVVTHRAATVRRADLVVWVEDNGIRATGSHETLAADPDYRALFQQPQGDAAEYIPLVAEPRTMEQA; encoded by the coding sequence ATGCAGCAGCGCGATCGGCTCCTGTGGCAGGTGGCGAGATCGACCGGCGGCTGGACGTCCCTGTTCCTGGGGGCGGCCATGCTCGACGCCGCCGCGTCCCTGGCCATGCCGGTGGTGCTGGCTGCCGCGATCGACGCCGCGCTCGGCGGTGATTCGACCGGCCCCGCCCTGGTCTGGCTGGTCAGCCTGCTGGCGGTTTCCACGCTGGCTCAGCTCACGGCCGAGCTGGTCGAGGCCACCACGGCGGCGCGGGCCACGGGGAGGCTGCGCCACCGGGCACTGGGCCACCTGTTCGCCCTCGACCTCGGCGGCCAGCGGCGGTTCGCCGAGGGCGACCTGCTGAACCGGCTGCTGCAGGGCACCGCCGAGACCGCCAAGGTCGGTCCCTCCATGGCCGGAGCCGTCGTCGCCCTGCTCACCTCGATCGCCGGGATCGTCGCGCTGCTGCTGATCGACCCGCTGGCCGGCCTGGTCTTCCTGCTGGGCGCCCCGGTCGTGTGGCGGCTGGCCCGGGGATTCCTCGGCAGCTCGACCGAGCTGACCGAGCGTTACCAAACCGCTTACAGCGGCCTCGCTGCCCGTTTCGTGGACGCGATGAGCGGGGTGCGCACCATCCGCGCCAGCGGCACGGCCGACCGCGAGGCCCGCCGCGTACTCGTCCCGCTGCGCGACCTGCGCCGCTACGGCGAGGCGCTCTGGAACGCCCAGCGGGATGTGGGCTGGAAGCTCGCCGTGCTGGTGGCCGTCCTCCAGGTCAGCGTCCTGGCGACCGCCGGACACGGGGTGATCGCCGGACGGGTCAGCCCCGGCGAGCTGATAGCGCTCAACACCTATCTGGGCTACGCCTTCGGCGTCTTCCGGCAGGTCGGCACCCTCGCGCACCTGGGCAGGGCGCGCGGCTCGGCGGCCGGCATCAGCGAGGTGCTGCACACCCCGGCGCCCGCCGGCGCCACCGGTCCGCCGCTGCCCGCCGGTATGGGCGCCGTGAGCCTGCGCGGGGTGCGCGTGTCCGACCGCGACCGCGCGCTGCTCGACGGCGTCGACCTCGACATTCCGGCAGGCGCCACCGTTGCCGTCGTCGGCGGCTCGGGCGCGGGCAAGTCGACGCTGGCCGCTGTCGTCGGCGGGCTGTGGCAGCCCGACGCCGGTGCGGTGACCATCGACGGCATGTCGCTGTGGCAGGCCGACCAGCGGTCGGTACGGGACGCTGTGGCCCACGCCTTCGAACGGCCGGTGCTGCTCGGCGGGACCGTCGCCGACGCAGTCGCCTACGGCGACCGGCCGGTGACGCCGGACGCGTTGCGCGGGGCGCTGCGCGACAGCCGCGCCGAGTCGTTCGTCGAACGGTTGCCGCTCGGCCAGGCCACGCCCGTCGCCGGACTGCGGCTCTCCGGCGGTGAACTCCAGCGCCTGGGCCTGGCCCGCGCTCTCTGCCGGGACGCCAGGATCCTGGTGCTGGACGACACCACGTCGAGCCTGGACACCGTCACCGAGCGGGAGGTCTCCCTGGCCATGGACCGCGCGGCGCGGCACCGCACCCGGCTGGTCGTCACCCACCGCGCCGCCACCGTGCGCCGCGCCGACCTGGTGGTGTGGGTGGAGGACAACGGGATCCGGGCCACGGGCAGCCACGAGACGCTCGCCGCCGACCCGGACTACCGCGCTCTCTTCCAGCAGCCGCAAGGCGACGCTGCCGAATACATCCCGCTGGTGGCAGAGCCCCGGACGATGGAGCAGGCATGA
- a CDS encoding ALQxL family class IV lanthipeptide produces the protein MTLDLEALQELRATEESGGLADCCPLPDWLYPTSCCELTVVTCFGCTFTG, from the coding sequence ATGACACTGGATCTGGAGGCACTTCAGGAGCTGCGGGCCACGGAGGAGAGCGGTGGTCTGGCCGACTGCTGCCCGCTGCCCGACTGGCTGTACCCCACGAGCTGCTGCGAACTGACCGTCGTGACCTGCTTCGGCTGCACCTTCACGGGCTGA
- a CDS encoding alpha/beta fold hydrolase, which yields MSGAAPAVVDRSRFSDSLWAALTTLRSRFGFRFSATGNRAAALVTDGRGRMFLETWDLRGDTPVCRGVPGFERAASNVMLQGQPTDIVPFDDGSVLVLVARPGSHDLVVVLPDGEERAVGSVPGDHVTAAGRPDGRPGALLLTRVGNDPAAACTAWTLTGSPTGPAGPPVRAGELPALLLRGGGWLDPAGERFQVNVRVDDHVRPAAFHVGDGGHDFLYDGSDGSGDSGGSGGSGSDTVLLTAPEAGVLLVATERNGRHVLRAGPAAGPLRTLLAPEQLAGEVRPIALRGDGRWALLRRTSGLSCDLALLDTHRDAVHLLAAPGGRVLGPAAWRAPAGADEGPPRLWCLSVGADTPARLMGATVSGAGEARWVEADDGTPAGRWPWAPGHVETFPGPAGDVEALVCGHEDWRTAKHVVLALHGGPAGMWRLKFHQLFQVFADAGVTVIAPNPRGSIGYGQAFHAHVVNAWGGPDLADVLHLATHIRGHRPADREPPALHGHSYGAFLALLAACAAPELWSRVVAVAPFLSGESLYQEATPPVRAMIDRLGGRRRVVDEHGPRDLAEPGRLPRLRAQLLILHGDGDDVVPVGQSRALARRLAELGAVPGVDFHHHEVSGAGHTPLDGSQNLHLATARFLAAGGWSP from the coding sequence ATGAGCGGTGCGGCGCCCGCCGTAGTGGACCGGTCCCGGTTCTCGGACTCGCTGTGGGCGGCCCTGACCACCCTCAGGTCGCGCTTCGGTTTCCGTTTCTCCGCCACCGGGAACCGTGCGGCGGCCCTGGTCACCGACGGCCGCGGCCGGATGTTCCTGGAGACCTGGGACCTTCGCGGGGACACCCCGGTCTGCCGCGGGGTGCCCGGCTTCGAGCGGGCCGCGTCCAACGTGATGCTGCAGGGGCAGCCCACCGACATCGTGCCGTTCGACGACGGCTCCGTGCTGGTGCTGGTGGCCCGGCCCGGTTCCCATGATCTGGTGGTCGTGCTGCCCGACGGCGAGGAACGCGCCGTGGGTTCGGTGCCCGGAGACCACGTCACCGCCGCCGGCCGGCCGGACGGCCGGCCCGGCGCGCTGCTCCTGACGCGAGTCGGGAACGACCCGGCCGCCGCCTGCACGGCGTGGACGCTGACGGGCTCCCCGACCGGACCGGCCGGACCGCCGGTGCGGGCCGGGGAACTGCCCGCGCTGCTGCTGCGTGGCGGCGGCTGGCTCGACCCGGCCGGCGAACGGTTCCAGGTCAACGTCCGCGTCGACGACCACGTCCGCCCCGCCGCGTTCCATGTGGGCGACGGCGGCCACGACTTCCTGTACGACGGCTCTGACGGCTCCGGTGACTCCGGTGGCTCCGGTGGCTCCGGCAGCGACACGGTGCTGCTGACCGCGCCCGAGGCCGGCGTGCTGCTGGTGGCCACCGAACGCAACGGCAGGCACGTGCTGCGCGCCGGACCGGCCGCCGGCCCACTGCGTACCCTGCTGGCACCGGAACAGCTGGCCGGTGAGGTCCGCCCGATCGCCCTGCGCGGCGACGGCAGATGGGCGCTGCTGCGCCGCACCAGCGGCCTCTCCTGCGACCTCGCCCTGCTCGACACCCACCGCGACGCCGTCCACCTCCTCGCCGCGCCCGGTGGCCGGGTCCTGGGTCCCGCAGCCTGGCGCGCGCCCGCCGGCGCCGACGAGGGGCCACCACGGCTCTGGTGCCTGTCGGTCGGCGCCGACACGCCCGCGCGGCTGATGGGTGCCACCGTTTCCGGGGCCGGTGAGGCGCGGTGGGTGGAGGCCGACGACGGCACCCCGGCCGGCCGGTGGCCCTGGGCGCCGGGCCACGTGGAGACCTTCCCCGGCCCGGCAGGTGATGTCGAGGCCCTGGTCTGCGGCCACGAGGACTGGCGCACCGCCAAGCACGTCGTGCTGGCCCTTCACGGCGGGCCGGCCGGCATGTGGCGGCTCAAGTTCCACCAGCTGTTCCAGGTCTTCGCCGACGCGGGCGTCACCGTCATCGCGCCCAACCCACGCGGCAGCATCGGCTACGGGCAGGCGTTTCACGCACACGTGGTCAACGCCTGGGGCGGCCCCGACCTGGCCGATGTCCTGCACCTGGCCACTCACATCCGTGGCCACCGGCCCGCGGACCGGGAACCGCCGGCGCTCCACGGGCACAGCTACGGCGCGTTCCTCGCGCTGCTGGCGGCCTGCGCCGCGCCCGAGCTGTGGTCGAGGGTGGTGGCCGTCGCACCGTTCCTGTCCGGCGAGTCCCTGTACCAGGAGGCCACGCCACCGGTCCGCGCCATGATCGACCGGCTCGGCGGCCGACGGCGGGTGGTCGACGAGCACGGCCCGCGCGACCTCGCCGAACCCGGCCGACTACCCCGGCTGCGGGCGCAGTTGCTGATCCTCCACGGCGACGGGGACGACGTCGTCCCCGTCGGCCAGTCCCGCGCGCTGGCGCGGCGGCTCGCCGAACTGGGGGCAGTGCCCGGCGTGGACTTCCACCATCACGAAGTGAGCGGTGCGGGGCACACCCCGCTGGACGGCTCCCAGAACCTCCACCTGGCCACGGCGCGATTCTTGGCCGCGGGCGGGTGGAGTCCGTGA
- the lanL gene encoding class IV lanthionine synthetase LanL, whose translation MSSQPQHPDHLYVGDFLGVKDEVVALHGWDHSMDEMWCHVIPPGHYSRPQGWKIHLSATPSSAASVLRSAARVLLERGVAFKFAKGVAQLRQLLSVRCNRGSGGKFITVYPQDDRQFAELVEELHRVTDGMTGPKILSDRRYRPGSLVHYRFGGFSGRQQILDADGSYVPMLVTPDGGWFQDKREAWYAPVPWAPSPLPDETPVRGEGERGQQQVLLDSRFAVFEAIRHSNRGGVYRAKDGDTDQNVVIKEARPYVAAEFDGTDARDYLRNEHEILRLFEGMAIAPRPVSLFEYQDHVFLAEEEIPGVTLRAWVERQVRDHPEHLISVDAVLPMARQLVDLVAVVHDKGLVFRDLTPNNVMVTPDGVLVLIDTEFVTRPGELVTRVMTMGYVAPEEMAGPARYPAPGQDTDLYSLGASLFYLCTGIHPLLGEDASPEPRPLDDRLAFLVNAVAGTSPTLRTFAPLVLGLLRQDPEKRIGLSRVKELLTSLPRQRDADTNADVEVDIDALASAPVRLPADEQQRLLDDAVRELLTAMTPEDERALWPAVPYDGRLFDSLSLQAGCAGSIDALRRTLAVKATDETDEVRRALRTSVTWLEARLRQDQRLLPGLFFGRAGTCWALYEAAEALGDEDAMRRAVQRAKRLPVAWANPDITHGVSGSGLAQLHLWRRTGDEELARRVGICADTVLAARPSGGSMLWQLPESPNDRTATGPTHLGYAHGVAGICTFLMTAARDLDRPELLATAVEGGDYLLSVAQELGDGVTWPVLPPEPGDEPHDGVCWWCSGASGIGTFLIRLWRATGEAKYREAAHRAAVATRAEKWFLSASHCHGIAGNAEFLLDMAAATGEQRYRDWAEEYATCLARLCVQRDGRLVPIDDVSLKTTYSYNLGLAGSIGFLHRLRHGGERWWMVDDFALAPEGRR comes from the coding sequence GTGAGCAGCCAACCCCAGCACCCCGACCATCTCTACGTTGGCGACTTCCTCGGCGTCAAGGACGAGGTGGTCGCCCTCCACGGGTGGGACCATTCCATGGACGAGATGTGGTGCCACGTCATACCACCCGGGCACTACTCCCGCCCCCAGGGCTGGAAGATCCACCTCTCGGCGACGCCGAGCTCCGCGGCCTCCGTCCTCCGCAGCGCCGCCCGTGTGCTGCTCGAACGCGGCGTCGCCTTCAAGTTCGCCAAGGGTGTCGCCCAGCTGCGGCAGTTGCTGTCGGTGCGCTGCAACCGCGGCAGCGGCGGCAAGTTCATCACCGTCTACCCCCAGGACGACCGGCAGTTCGCGGAACTGGTCGAGGAACTCCACCGGGTCACCGACGGCATGACGGGGCCGAAGATCCTCTCCGACCGCCGCTACCGGCCCGGCAGCCTGGTGCACTACCGCTTCGGCGGCTTCTCCGGACGCCAGCAGATCCTCGACGCCGACGGTTCGTACGTGCCGATGCTGGTCACGCCCGACGGCGGCTGGTTCCAGGACAAGCGCGAGGCCTGGTACGCGCCGGTGCCCTGGGCCCCCTCGCCCCTCCCCGACGAGACCCCGGTGCGAGGCGAGGGGGAACGCGGTCAGCAACAGGTGCTGCTCGACTCCCGGTTCGCCGTCTTCGAGGCGATCCGGCACTCCAACCGCGGCGGGGTCTACCGGGCGAAGGACGGTGACACCGACCAGAACGTCGTCATCAAGGAGGCACGCCCCTACGTCGCGGCGGAGTTCGACGGCACCGACGCCCGCGACTATCTGCGCAACGAGCACGAGATCCTGCGGCTCTTCGAGGGAATGGCCATCGCGCCCCGACCGGTGTCGCTCTTCGAGTACCAGGACCACGTCTTCCTCGCCGAGGAGGAGATCCCCGGTGTGACGCTGCGCGCGTGGGTGGAGCGTCAGGTGCGCGACCACCCCGAGCACCTCATCTCTGTGGACGCGGTGCTGCCGATGGCCCGGCAGCTGGTCGACCTGGTCGCCGTCGTCCACGACAAGGGCCTGGTCTTCCGCGACCTGACGCCGAACAACGTCATGGTCACCCCCGACGGCGTCCTGGTGCTTATCGACACCGAGTTCGTGACCCGCCCCGGCGAACTGGTGACCCGGGTGATGACGATGGGGTACGTGGCGCCGGAGGAGATGGCGGGCCCGGCACGCTACCCCGCGCCCGGCCAGGACACCGACCTGTACAGCCTGGGTGCGTCGCTCTTCTACCTGTGCACCGGGATCCACCCGCTGCTGGGCGAGGACGCCTCCCCCGAGCCGCGCCCGCTCGACGACCGGCTGGCGTTCCTGGTGAACGCGGTCGCCGGCACCAGCCCCACCCTGCGCACCTTCGCACCGCTGGTGCTCGGCCTGCTGCGCCAGGACCCGGAGAAGCGCATCGGGCTGTCGCGGGTGAAGGAGTTGCTCACCTCGCTGCCGCGGCAGCGAGACGCCGATACCAACGCCGATGTCGAAGTCGACATCGACGCGTTGGCGTCGGCACCCGTAAGGCTGCCGGCCGACGAGCAGCAGCGTCTGCTGGACGACGCCGTCCGCGAACTCCTGACGGCGATGACGCCCGAGGACGAACGGGCCCTGTGGCCGGCCGTGCCCTACGACGGGCGGCTGTTCGACTCGTTGAGCCTGCAGGCGGGCTGCGCCGGCTCGATCGACGCGTTGCGACGCACGCTGGCCGTCAAGGCCACCGACGAGACCGACGAGGTGCGGCGTGCCCTGCGGACCTCGGTGACCTGGCTGGAGGCCCGGCTCCGCCAGGACCAACGGCTCCTGCCCGGCCTCTTCTTCGGCCGCGCCGGCACCTGCTGGGCGCTGTACGAGGCTGCTGAGGCGCTGGGGGACGAGGACGCCATGCGGCGCGCGGTCCAGCGGGCGAAGCGGCTGCCGGTCGCCTGGGCCAACCCGGACATCACCCACGGCGTGTCGGGCTCCGGCCTCGCCCAGCTTCACCTGTGGCGCCGTACCGGTGACGAGGAGCTGGCCCGGCGGGTGGGGATCTGCGCCGATACGGTGCTGGCCGCCCGCCCGTCCGGCGGGTCGATGCTGTGGCAGCTGCCCGAGTCGCCCAACGACCGCACCGCGACCGGCCCGACCCATCTGGGGTACGCCCACGGGGTCGCCGGCATCTGCACGTTCCTGATGACGGCCGCCCGCGATCTGGACCGGCCCGAACTGCTGGCGACAGCTGTCGAGGGCGGCGACTACCTGCTCTCCGTCGCCCAGGAGCTGGGGGACGGCGTCACCTGGCCGGTCCTTCCCCCGGAGCCGGGCGACGAGCCACACGACGGGGTGTGCTGGTGGTGCAGCGGCGCGTCCGGCATCGGCACCTTCCTGATCCGGTTGTGGCGGGCCACCGGCGAGGCCAAGTACCGCGAGGCCGCGCACCGGGCGGCGGTGGCCACCCGTGCCGAGAAGTGGTTCCTGTCCGCGAGCCACTGCCACGGCATCGCCGGCAATGCCGAGTTCCTGCTCGACATGGCGGCGGCCACCGGCGAGCAGCGCTACCGCGACTGGGCCGAGGAGTACGCCACCTGCCTGGCCCGGCTGTGCGTCCAGCGCGACGGCCGCCTCGTCCCCATTGACGACGTGTCCCTGAAGACCACCTACAGCTACAACCTCGGGCTGGCCGGCTCGATCGGGTTCCTGCACCGGCTGCGCCACGGTGGCGAACGCTGGTGGATGGTGGACGACTTCGCCCTGGCGCCGGAGGGCCGGCGATGA
- a CDS encoding response regulator transcription factor encodes MVVRVLVVDEQALFRAGIRQLLVGADGFELVGEVESTEGAMGILPELSPPPDVVLIEPRGGAGMAAIRALRSGLAPAWSAVNGARRGRTPSVLAVSVRDDDDSVVAAMRAGVSGYITKRASEQELLRAIEIVAEDGAVFSAGIARRLGEYFSEPCAMSYRSAFPQLTIRETQVLDLLARGWNNGRIAKDLVLAEKTVRNYVSQILGKLDVRYRMEAVVRAREAGLGI; translated from the coding sequence GTGGTCGTGCGTGTCCTGGTGGTCGATGAACAGGCGCTGTTCCGCGCCGGCATCCGGCAGCTCCTGGTGGGCGCGGACGGCTTTGAACTGGTGGGCGAGGTGGAGTCGACCGAGGGGGCGATGGGCATACTGCCGGAGCTGTCTCCCCCGCCCGATGTCGTGCTGATCGAGCCCCGGGGCGGCGCGGGAATGGCCGCCATCCGGGCCCTGCGGTCGGGGCTCGCCCCGGCGTGGAGCGCGGTGAACGGAGCTCGGCGCGGCAGGACCCCAAGTGTGCTGGCCGTCTCGGTCCGGGACGACGACGACTCGGTGGTGGCGGCCATGCGGGCCGGGGTGAGCGGCTACATCACCAAGCGGGCCTCCGAACAGGAGCTGCTGCGCGCCATCGAGATCGTCGCCGAGGACGGCGCCGTGTTCAGCGCGGGGATCGCGCGGAGGCTGGGCGAGTACTTCTCGGAGCCCTGCGCGATGTCGTACCGGTCGGCGTTCCCGCAGCTGACGATACGTGAGACGCAGGTACTCGACCTGCTCGCGCGCGGCTGGAACAACGGCCGGATCGCCAAAGACCTGGTGCTGGCGGAGAAGACCGTCCGCAACTACGTCTCGCAGATCCTCGGCAAGCTGGATGTGCGCTACCGGATGGAGGCGGTCGTGCGGGCGCGCGAAGCCGGGCTCGGGATCTGA
- a CDS encoding Ig-like domain repeat protein, whose amino-acid sequence MTVCATVTTNAPGSGTPTGTVTFTGPGGLNVTVPLNASGQACLSSTSLTSGTVTATYNGEGPCFAASSGAVALAVNPAATTTTVTATPNPSVCGRSVTLCATVTANAPGSGTPTGSVTFTAPGGLNVTVPLNAGGQACFSSTSLITGTVTAVYNGSSCFLPSTGAASLTVNPAASTTTVTATPATSVCGQSVTLCATVTVIPPGSGTPTGTVTFTRIPG is encoded by the coding sequence GTGACGGTCTGCGCGACGGTCACCACCAACGCACCCGGCTCGGGCACACCCACCGGAACGGTGACGTTCACCGGCCCCGGCGGCCTGAACGTCACGGTCCCGCTGAACGCCAGTGGCCAGGCCTGCCTGAGCAGCACGTCCCTGACCTCCGGCACGGTCACCGCCACGTACAACGGTGAGGGCCCCTGTTTCGCGGCCTCCTCAGGCGCCGTCGCCCTCGCCGTCAATCCGGCCGCCACCACCACGACCGTGACGGCCACGCCGAACCCGTCCGTCTGCGGCCGGTCGGTCACGCTCTGCGCAACCGTCACCGCCAACGCGCCGGGCTCCGGCACGCCGACCGGCTCCGTCACCTTCACCGCACCCGGCGGGCTGAACGTGACGGTGCCGCTGAACGCCGGCGGACAGGCGTGCTTCTCCAGCACCTCGCTGATCACCGGCACCGTCACCGCCGTCTACAACGGCAGCAGTTGCTTCCTGCCGTCCACCGGCGCCGCCTCCCTCACGGTCAATCCGGCCGCCAGCACCACGACGGTGACGGCCACACCGGCGACATCCGTGTGCGGCCAGTCGGTCACGCTTTGCGCGACGGTCACCGTCATCCCACCGGGTTCGGGCACGCCCACCGGGACGGTGACCTTCACGCGGATACCCGGGTGA